The Humulus lupulus chromosome 4, drHumLupu1.1, whole genome shotgun sequence genome has a window encoding:
- the LOC133829777 gene encoding agamous-like MADS-box protein AGL15 has product MGRGKIEIKRIENANSRQVTFSKRRAGLLKKAQELAILCDAEVAVIIFSNTGKLFEFSSSGMKRTLARYNKCVDYPEGAIVDKTEKQDSKEVDVLKDEIAKLQRKNLRLLGEDLSGVSLKELQHLEHQLNEGLTSVKERKEKTLKEQLEQSRLQEQRVMLENETLRRQVQELRCLFPRADCTVPSYLEYYPIEKKNSSANHSDIGPDQNSHFAAEKGDSDTTLHLGLASDAYRKRKSPEQEMHSTDSGSNMGLL; this is encoded by the exons ATGGGTAGGGGTAAGATTGAGATCAAGAGGATTGAAAATGCTAATAGCAGACAAGTCACATTCTCGAAGAGAAGGGCTGGTTTGCTTAAAAAGGCCCAGGAACTTGCTATTCTCTGTGATGCTGAGGTTGCTGTTATAATCTTCTCTAATACAGGGAAACTTTTTGAGTTTTCGAGTTCTGG TATGAAACGAACACTGGCAAGGTACAATAAATGTGTAGATTATCCTGAAGGTGCTATTGTAGACAAAACAGAG AAGCAAGACTCCAAGGAGGTTGATGTTTTAAAGGATGAAATCGCAAAGCTACAAAGGAAAAACTT ACGTTTGTTGGGCGAAGACTTAAGTGGAGTGAGCTTAAAAGAATTGCAGCATCTTGAACATCAACTAAATGAAGGATTAACTTCAGTGAAGGAGAGAAAG GAGAAAACACTGAAGGAGCAACTAGAGCAATCAAGACTACAG GAGCAGCGCGTTATGCTTGAAAACGAAACATTACGCAGACAG GTTCAAGAGcttcgatgtttatttcctcgagctgaCTGCACAGTTCCATCATATCTTGAGTACTACCCCATTGAAAAGAAAAATTCTAGTGCTAACCATAGTGACATTGGTCCAGACCAGAACTCCCATTTCGCAGCCGAGAAAGGAGACTCTGACACTACCTTGCATTTAGG GTTAGCTAGTGATGCTTACAGAAAGAGGAAGTCTCCTGAGCAAGAAATGCACTCCACTGACTCAGGAAGCAACATGGGCCTCCTTTGA
- the LOC133831795 gene encoding protein BPS1, chloroplastic-like, with translation MVLLVAKISKLYSKLENLHHHHQPSQTEALSASLEGFESQVSNLLKKFQSLELEILSFSWIQQCFELISLINKAFARLVVEIEYPASSWEASSVDEYLKYSLNLLDFFNSISSSLSHLAQARLSLSHGVNLEEKSPALALKNLKPIQPFSSNKELVKEKVKEASCSGKEEVIHHALMVIEGLGYWVCGVVLSGLSGDDKIYSEVRKLGIGFVKFSSFIRLETSVYEAIVEKKSGVKEVKEVNEAVAKLVTAISGGKSSDDEAEELRKKLGVFEAQLEVFGKEVNHLFDEVLSGRNQLLNGFRQLSE, from the coding sequence ATGGTACTCTTGGTAGCAAAGATCAGTAAGCTTTATTCCAAGCTGGAGAatctccaccaccaccaccaaccTAGCCAGACAGAGGCTTTGTCAGCTTCCCTTGAAGGGTTTGAATCCCAAGTCTCCAATCTCTTGAAAAAGTTTCAGTCTTTGGAGTTAGAGATCTTGTCCTTCTCATGGATTCAGCAATGTTTTGAGCTCATTTCGTTGATCAACAAGGCTTTTGCTAGGCTGGTTGTGGAGATTGAATACCCTGCAAGCAGTTGGGAGGCTTCTTCTGTGGATGAATATCTCAAATACAGCTTGAATTTGCTTGACTTTTTCAACTCAATCAGCTCCTCTCTTTCTCACCTTGCTCAAGCTCGGCTCTCCTTGTCTCATGGTGTGAACTTAGAGGAGAAATCCCCAGCTTTGGCTCTGAAGAATCTGAAGCCTATTCAGCCATTTAGCTCCAACAAAGAGTTGGTCAAAGAAAAAGTCAAAGAAGCTTCTTGCTCTGGTAAGGAAGAGGTAATCCACCATGCTTTGATGGTTATTGAGGGTTTGGGTTATTGGGTATGTGGGGTTGTGTTGTCTGGTTTGTCTGGGGATGATAAGATCTACTCTGAGGTGAGAAAATTGGGAATTGGGTTTGTGAAATTTTCTTCCTTTATTAGATTAGAGACAAGTGTTTATGAAGCTATAGTGGAGAAGAAGAGTGGGGTCAAGGAAGTGAAGGAGGTGAATGAGGCAGTAGCTAAGCTTGTGACTGCAATTTCTGGTGGGAAAAGCAGTGATGATGAAGCTGAGGAGTTGAGAAAGAAATTGGGGGTATTTGAGGCACAGTTAGAGGTGTTTGGAAAAGAAGTGAATCAtctttttgatgaggttttgagtgGAAGAAATCAATTGCTCAATGGATTTAGACAACTAAGTGAATAA